DNA sequence from the Thunnus albacares chromosome 22, fThuAlb1.1, whole genome shotgun sequence genome:
TAACTGCTGCACGGCATTGCAAAAAGTGTTGGAactgagccattgttaatgGCATTAGTTCTGCCTGTGCTATTTCTGCAATAACAAGTCTAAATGTGTGGAAATGCTTtatgaatgtaatttatttGTCATTGATAAAGAAACAAGTGTGCTCTGATGCTAGCAATGCTATCCAACAGGTTAATGAGATTTATCCACAAAGTAAAATAGCATGTGAAGTATAAGACTGACAGACTCttgaaagggggaaaaaaaaaaagaaaaactggtgATCAAGCAAACATCTGACTCAAATCAGTCATATTTATATGTCAAAACTGTGGGCAAAGTTTAACATGTGCTTTTAATTTGCAAACCAGAAACCGAGAAACGTTTGTGAAGTGGAAAAAGCAGTTTCGATGTCATTCTGTTGCAGTGTATGCATTTGCGTGTATGCACAGTCTGTCactttgaatgttttatttatacagcttTCACACCTCCGTAGTCTTGCTGCTATACAAATATGTGTGAACGTCTGTATGAGAGATACCTGCGTGGGACTTTTTCTCCTCCCCCCTCAGTGTGGTTCTCCTCCCCCTCGCCCTGCATGTCTGGCACTGTTGCCACCAGGTCTTTTAAGAAATCAAACTGTTGCTCCAGCTCGATACACTGCTttctaaaaaacacacacatttcagtcagcacattgtttttttacacagacTTACACACACTTTAATAAGAATGTACGTTATTATCCAGCAGTCTGAATTCACATCTATAGTATGTCAGTCAAAATGAATGAAGCAGAGGATGTCTTAGACTCCCAAAGAAGTCCAACACAGTGCAATATAGACCAGACTCTATattaagacacacacaaacacagaaacttaCAAATGTGACGTTGTCATTGTCTTTGCGTTCCTAGACTGGGTGACTTGACAAGCCTTTGTAAGCAACGATTCCAAGAAAAGCTCCAAGGCTCTCGCTGATGTCTCGGTCAAGGATACAACGTGTCTGTGTTCTTTAAGAAAATGAAGCAGATTCACTTCTACATGGCCTAGCTTATACTGGAATGGCACAGAGcctgaaaacattcaaataagaaaattaaaaacatgagcAGCTTGCTACGTTTTTAACAGAAGAGGTTAAATGTGACACAACCATTACAATAAATATTACAGACACAACAAATATTAGTTTCTACTGCTTATGCCACTTATTAGAAATACTACCTGACAGAGTCTGACCACAATTGATTAATCTTTAGTGTaggggaaaaaaactaaaattgattctttgttttgattaaccaacagtccaaattcCAAAAATACTCAGTTTACAATACTTTAAAACTCAGATTTTTCCTTGATTGATGACTTTACTGAGTAATCAATTTACACAATTGTTCTCAATAAATTTACTGTTAATTGATTATGTACTTGTTTCAGCTCTGTGTCAGACCATTCGTTTAAGGTCCCTTGACTAAATGAATAGTACAATTTAGATAAATCAAACACCATACTGTGCATTCAAAGCGCTCACAGTAGggatttctggcacaacttggagaaggagagaagtctcacaataaagttgttctctATACTAAAAGTGGTGCTGGAGCATTGACCCcctccattcacacacactcatacagatGATCAAAACCTTGGAACTTGCACAGTGAAGATATTTGGCAGGAAGGATACAAATAATAACAGGTACTGCTGCAGCCACTTTGCCTATTTCTTCATCTGTTTGCATAATCTTCTTAATCCTTGCCTGTAATGAGAGAAGGAGGTAtggttttcagtgtgtgtgtccagtgtgAATACATCGACACAACAAAGTTTTATAGTTTATCATTAATAGACTTCAAGATAGCTTTCTGAGTATCAAAACCCCAAGGCTAAAATGATTCCACAATACAGTAAAGCATATTTTCAAAGGTCCAGATCATGGTAAGAGAGCTTTCATAGCATGCTTATTTAAAACTATTAATTTCCGTCATGTTGATGAAACTTTCTATAGTGTGAGCTCTGCGAGTTTGCCAATTATTCagtaacaaacaacaaatttgCTCAGATTTATAACGTTCGGCTTCACTTAGCTCGTCATGCTAAAAACAACGTTAATTAGTGGACTCGCTGGCTAACGCAGGTCGCACACCTGTACCTTAACAAACATTGGGACGCAAGGTAAGTTGTTACCTCTCACAATTTACATATAAGTGGTCAAAGAGTTTGCGTTTGCTAGTTGGCTTGTTAGCTCCCTATGCAACAAAACAGGCCATATCCCACTCAAGCTAGCTAGAGAAGTTAGCTTTCCATCAGACAGtgcgctaacgttagctactcTTAACACTGCTTCGACAAAGTTTAAACTTACCGGAGGGAATCTGGCgttgtatttcttctttttgctgGGCATAATTAAATTACCTGGATGGCTaacctaaaataaaatacaatatattctGGATTATTGCTCTATATCATATATAAATCACCTCCACCGCGCACACACCAGATAGCGATAGCTATCCGGCTAACTGGTTAGCACGTCGTCGTCACTCGTTCTCGGTTGCTTGGCAGGTCACTTTGGTTCCGCAGGGTCTCAGTGCCGTCATGTTGCAGCTCACGACGTTCCACAACTTGTCCATGattataatgtaataatcaacggtggaagaagtattcaaatcctttacttaaatgaaagtaccaatacagcaatgtagaAATAGTCCTTTACAAATTAatatcctgcatgaaaaatcctaccacAGTTAAAGTACATAAGTCTTATCAGCTTGATTTAGTTAAAGTATTGCCGTAAATGTAACGTTAGCGGTTTAGTCTCCTctaaagggtcaccagatacaTCTGAAGGGTCGtcagatgattaatgggagaggaaagaggaaaaaacaaagttctgatacgcaaatctgttttcaatttttttggctttttctctcatttttatttttcggtaaaatattggattatttgaacatttattgaaatgaaaccatgtgagaagtttaatgggaaaaatcactatttggtggagctgttaacaactcatagacatctgaaatgtgaccccgactacacactgctttttgtaagaggTCAAAAGTCAAAATGGTTGAAAACCACTcgtttcatctttaacaatgtgttgtattttaaaagcttgttatattatccattgtgtcaaatcttcccctgaaaagtaactaaagctgtcaaataaatgcagcagagtggaagtataaagtagcatcaaaagGAATAACTCAAATAATCCTTGTgcacctcaaaattgtactggGGGGgtgacaggaggagaggagaaggagagaatatgggagaggagaggaaagggggaaaggaggaggaggtggagggaaggagagggaaggagaggaaaggaggaggggggggagaagAGGAGCGCACTACCGGGTCTAGGTTTGTGCGGAAGAACGCTGGACAACAAACTTGAACGTCAGCAGGTAGCTTTAACTGTTAAGCGTTTACTGTTTGTGATCAGCGTGAAATACATTTGGTGCTCTGTATGTAAAAGGTGCTTGTTATAATTGATTACAGCCGGCTGTAAATAATAACCCAACACATTTGTCCGGACAAACATCGAGGATCGGTAAACTGGCTAGCTAGTCGGTTAGCTACATAATGGAGCCAAGctatcaaaaatgttttctgcGTGGTTAGCTACATGTTAATTGTAAACGTACATGAGTAACACAAATGAAAAGGATAGTAGCGTATTTTACTGTTTAAGAATCAATGTTGGGAAAACGTTAGCTACCCATTAAACAAGTGATGCTAATATAGCAAGCTAACTAAATAGCAGCATTAGTAAACATCCGCGAGCAGTGCAGCGGCCCAGGAGGAACTATAAACTAGCATAAGCTGCACCTgtggtttaaaaaaactttCTAATACACTGCACCTTCCTCCCTTCGACAGGATTATCCCAACAAGGATTTGTTTGATACTCTCACACTGACGACCttatggaggaggaggaggccccCGTAGATGGCGAGATGGCCCCCTTTGCTGCAGAGACCTATGCCGCTCAGGCCATGGCTGCAGACATGGACCCCTGGATTGTGTTTGACTCGAGGAGAACTCCCAGATCCGAGTTTGATGGCTGGCTGGAGAGCAACAGGCCTTCACAAGTGTACAGATATGGTGACGAGGAGGGTGGTGTGAGCCCTGTGGGGTGGATTGCTGTGCGGGGCCCGACATACTGCCCCAGCCGTGGGGATGTCACGGGTCTCCAGGAGAGCTGGGAGAAACTTTTGGCCAGTGGCCGGCCTGTCAGCTTCCAGACAGTGAGGGAACTGGCTCTGAACCACGGAGTGCTCTCGGGCAAGTGGCTGATGCACTTGGACTCTGGTTTCAAGTTGGACAATGCGTGGGAGTGTGTGGCCAGAGCAGTCCTGGACGGGAAGGTTTCCTCAGCTAAGGTCAGTACCTATGACCCCAAGGGAGAGGGCAAGCAGGTCATTTGTGCCTACAACCAGAACTTCACAGACGAGAGTGAGATTATGAGGCTGGACTCCATCATCCGTGCCACAGGGGTCAAGTGCCCTCTTGCCTACAAGCCAGACGTGTACACATACCTGGGAATCTACCGAAACAACCGCTGGAAGCTTTGTCCAACCATATACGAGAGCAAATTTAACCTGGAGTGTGTACCCAGGCGTTCCCACATCATCAACAAAGTCACCAATCTTGAAGTAACATAAGCCTGTGATTAAGGGGACAGTTTGATGAGGAGGCACTTATTTCAGTGATCCCATCTGCGTttcactgactgaaatatctcaagtTCTTCCTTTTGGCAAAAAAGCACTAAATCTCATTTCAGTCTTGTCTTCTCATGCTGTTTCGAAGTGACTTGAAATAttgtcacacttttttttttgga
Encoded proteins:
- the c22h11orf68 gene encoding UPF0696 protein C11orf68 homolog; its protein translation is MEEEEAPVDGEMAPFAAETYAAQAMAADMDPWIVFDSRRTPRSEFDGWLESNRPSQVYRYGDEEGGVSPVGWIAVRGPTYCPSRGDVTGLQESWEKLLASGRPVSFQTVRELALNHGVLSGKWLMHLDSGFKLDNAWECVARAVLDGKVSSAKVSTYDPKGEGKQVICAYNQNFTDESEIMRLDSIIRATGVKCPLAYKPDVYTYLGIYRNNRWKLCPTIYESKFNLECVPRRSHIINKVTNLEVT